A region of Pyxidicoccus parkwaysis DNA encodes the following proteins:
- a CDS encoding 5-formyltetrahydrofolate cyclo-ligase codes for MSETVVEEAAARKQTLREELTARRKAMTPDIIDTRGLKVQSRFLATPYYQRARTVALYAPIRGEVPTRDILIAALQDDKIVCYPLSHVHGRILSFRAIKSESELEPGRLGVREPSNSSDLIPVDQIDLFVVPGLGFTRDGKRLGRGGGYYDATLRAASQRSRRVGLAFNDQVVQVLPTTGDDVDMDLIVTESESLRGLFRDADFLDT; via the coding sequence GTGAGCGAGACGGTGGTGGAAGAGGCGGCGGCGAGGAAGCAGACGCTGCGTGAGGAGTTGACGGCGCGTCGGAAGGCGATGACGCCGGACATCATCGACACGCGGGGTCTCAAGGTTCAGTCTCGATTCCTGGCAACGCCGTACTATCAGAGGGCGAGGACGGTGGCCTTGTACGCCCCCATTCGGGGCGAGGTGCCCACCCGGGACATCCTGATTGCGGCGCTGCAGGACGACAAAATCGTCTGCTACCCGCTGTCACACGTCCACGGGCGCATCCTCTCGTTCAGGGCCATCAAGTCGGAGAGCGAGCTGGAGCCGGGGCGGTTGGGGGTCAGGGAGCCGAGCAACTCCTCGGACCTCATCCCGGTGGACCAGATTGACCTCTTCGTGGTGCCGGGCCTGGGCTTCACCCGGGACGGCAAGCGGCTGGGGCGCGGAGGCGGCTATTACGACGCCACCCTGCGTGCCGCCAGCCAGCGCAGCCGCCGTGTCGGCCTGGCCTTCAATGACCAGGTCGTCCAGGTGCTGCCCACCACGGGAGACGACGTGGACATGGACCTCATCGTGACGGAGTCCGAGTCGTTGCGCGGCTTGTTCCGCGACGCGGACTTCCTGGATACGTGA
- a CDS encoding serine/threonine-protein kinase, with protein MSQPPAPGKPTRVFGNYEIQSVLGKGGMAEVYRARVRSGAREGWTVALKRLLPALTRDPASVALFSREAQLSKQLHHPNIVTVLDAGVLEGIYFIVMELVDGRDLGQILRRCKVRGIPLPLDFAVYLGKVLLEALAYAHTATGPAGEPLGIVHCDVSPSNLFISRVGEIKLGDFGVSRVLVDGKLQGGEVLGKPYYLSPESLLGEVNPAADLWAATVVLYELLTLERPFVGGSPDEVFAAIWSRQYRPLRELRPDVPEALEAVVDRAFSKHPEDRFTTAEAFAQALTPHYDERVGTPLAIAAVVRGLFGASDDVPSSSSTGGASPAPGTPGSGAG; from the coding sequence GTGAGTCAGCCGCCCGCTCCAGGGAAGCCCACCCGGGTCTTCGGCAACTACGAAATCCAGTCCGTGCTCGGCAAGGGCGGCATGGCCGAGGTGTACCGCGCCCGCGTGCGCTCCGGCGCGCGCGAGGGGTGGACGGTGGCGCTCAAGCGGCTGCTGCCGGCGCTGACGAGAGACCCGGCCTCGGTGGCGCTCTTCTCCCGCGAGGCGCAGCTGTCCAAGCAGCTCCACCACCCCAACATCGTCACGGTGCTGGATGCCGGCGTGCTGGAGGGCATCTACTTCATCGTGATGGAGCTGGTGGACGGCAGGGACCTCGGCCAGATTCTCCGGCGCTGCAAGGTGCGCGGCATCCCCCTGCCGCTGGACTTCGCGGTGTACCTGGGCAAGGTGCTGCTGGAGGCGCTCGCGTACGCGCACACCGCCACCGGGCCCGCGGGCGAGCCGCTGGGCATCGTCCACTGTGACGTGTCGCCCTCCAACCTGTTCATCTCGCGCGTGGGCGAAATCAAGCTGGGCGACTTCGGCGTGTCGCGCGTGCTGGTGGACGGCAAGCTCCAGGGCGGCGAGGTGCTGGGCAAGCCGTACTACCTGTCCCCGGAGTCGCTGCTCGGCGAGGTGAATCCCGCGGCGGACCTCTGGGCCGCCACGGTGGTGCTCTACGAGTTGCTGACGCTGGAGCGGCCCTTCGTCGGTGGCTCGCCGGACGAGGTCTTCGCCGCCATCTGGTCCCGCCAGTACCGGCCGCTGCGCGAGCTGCGCCCGGACGTGCCCGAGGCCCTGGAGGCGGTGGTGGACCGCGCCTTCTCCAAGCACCCCGAGGACCGCTTCACCACCGCGGAGGCGTTCGCCCAGGCACTCACTCCGCACTACGACGAGCGCGTGGGCACGCCGCTGGCCATCGCCGCCGTGGTGCGCGGCCTCTTCGGCGCGAGCGACGACGTGCCCTCGTCTTCCTCGACGGGCGGCGCCTCTCCCGCGCCGGGGACGCCGGGCTCGGGCGCGGGGTAG
- a CDS encoding TIGR00282 family metallophosphoesterase, which translates to MKVLFMGDVVGRPGLQAVRTLMPRLVAEHGVDVCVANAENSEGGAGISAETATYLLESGVKLLTSGNHFYSKKAILPWVKEHPDLLLRPANYPKGTPGRGHGLVRLPDGRALGVINLEGRVFMRTETSPFEAVLPLVEELRKETSCILVDMHCEASSEKNAMGVHLDGKVSAVVGTHTHVQTADERVLPGGTAFITDVGMCGPLDSVIGMKKESSLARFLGEKAPYEVAEKLVYLQGVVIDIDEGTGRARGIERVRQRLPGT; encoded by the coding sequence GTGAAGGTTCTCTTCATGGGAGACGTCGTGGGCCGCCCGGGACTCCAGGCGGTCCGCACGCTCATGCCGCGCCTGGTGGCCGAGCATGGCGTGGACGTGTGCGTGGCCAACGCGGAGAACAGCGAAGGCGGCGCCGGCATCAGCGCTGAAACCGCCACGTACCTGCTCGAAAGCGGCGTGAAGCTGCTGACGAGCGGCAACCATTTCTACTCGAAGAAGGCCATCCTCCCCTGGGTGAAGGAGCATCCGGACCTGCTCCTGCGGCCGGCGAACTACCCCAAGGGGACGCCGGGGCGCGGGCACGGGCTCGTGCGCCTTCCGGACGGCCGCGCCCTGGGCGTCATCAACCTGGAGGGCCGCGTCTTCATGCGCACGGAGACGAGCCCCTTCGAGGCGGTGCTGCCCCTGGTGGAGGAATTGCGCAAGGAGACGTCCTGCATCCTCGTGGACATGCACTGCGAGGCCAGCAGCGAGAAGAACGCCATGGGCGTGCACCTGGACGGCAAGGTGTCCGCGGTGGTGGGCACGCACACGCACGTGCAGACGGCGGATGAGCGGGTGCTCCCCGGCGGCACGGCCTTCATCACCGACGTGGGCATGTGCGGCCCGCTGGACTCCGTCATCGGCATGAAGAAGGAGTCCTCGCTGGCGCGCTTCCTCGGAGAGAAGGCGCCCTACGAGGTGGCGGAGAAGCTGGTGTACCTGCAGGGCGTCGTCATCGACATCGACGAAGGCACGGGCCGGGCGCGCGGAATCGAACGCGTGCGCCAGCGGCTGCCGGGTACCTGA
- a CDS encoding ATPase domain-containing protein, protein MERRPLEPLFETGIPSFDRLLGGGIPRRQSIIVTGDPGSGKTVLCSQLAFHAASRGLPVVLATVTSEPHDKLVSELAGFSFFQQELLDEKLFVMSAYSTLKEGARETRDLLIQTVRKRGAKLLFIDGLRAIRDLWQDEARLREFLYELGIGLSAADCVGLFTTEYPLEKLLALPEATTVDGIVCLSVSKRSARRMRRVEVVKLRGRPHLTGEHLMCINEDGVNFIPRLEAQVTDSGNETPPEGRASFGLPELDTLMHGGLPLHSATMLAGSMGIGKTLLAAHFAVEGARHSQPALFVSFFDAPAALNARARRIGLDVEQHVRSGLLSYLHVLPKEAEADLIVDQVLKEVSRLGAKRVVIDGLTSLEEAIEDRERRRTFLAALALRLRVAGVTSLFTREVPKVAGTELDFSDAPIAILGENLLLLRYVELRGRIHRILSVLKMRDSKYDNDLREFEIGDTGMRVHSPMRSAEGLLTGQARPLGTTIGSTE, encoded by the coding sequence ATGGAACGGAGGCCTTTGGAGCCGCTCTTCGAGACCGGCATCCCCAGCTTCGACAGACTTCTGGGCGGTGGGATTCCGAGGCGCCAGTCCATCATCGTGACGGGCGACCCCGGCAGCGGGAAGACCGTCCTGTGCAGCCAGTTGGCCTTCCACGCGGCTTCGCGGGGCCTGCCGGTGGTGCTGGCCACCGTCACTTCCGAGCCCCACGACAAGCTGGTCAGCGAGCTGGCCGGCTTCTCCTTCTTCCAGCAGGAGCTGCTCGACGAGAAGCTCTTCGTGATGAGCGCGTACTCCACCCTGAAGGAGGGCGCGCGCGAGACGCGGGACCTGCTCATCCAGACGGTGCGCAAGCGGGGTGCGAAGCTGCTCTTCATCGATGGGCTGCGCGCCATCCGCGACCTCTGGCAGGACGAGGCGCGACTGCGCGAGTTCCTCTACGAGCTGGGCATTGGCCTGTCCGCAGCGGACTGCGTGGGGCTCTTCACCACGGAGTACCCGCTGGAGAAGCTGCTGGCGCTGCCGGAAGCCACCACGGTGGACGGCATCGTCTGCCTGTCGGTGAGCAAGCGGTCCGCGCGCCGCATGCGTCGCGTGGAGGTGGTGAAGCTGCGCGGCCGGCCGCACCTCACCGGCGAGCACCTGATGTGCATCAACGAAGATGGCGTGAACTTCATCCCCCGGCTGGAGGCGCAGGTCACCGACTCGGGGAACGAGACGCCGCCCGAGGGCCGCGCCAGCTTCGGGCTGCCGGAGCTGGACACGCTGATGCATGGCGGCCTGCCCCTGCACAGCGCCACCATGCTCGCGGGAAGCATGGGCATCGGCAAGACACTGCTCGCCGCGCACTTCGCGGTGGAGGGGGCCCGTCACTCGCAGCCCGCGCTCTTCGTGTCCTTCTTCGACGCGCCCGCGGCCCTCAACGCCCGGGCCCGCCGCATCGGGCTGGACGTCGAGCAGCACGTGAGGAGCGGCCTGCTGTCGTACCTGCACGTGCTCCCCAAGGAGGCGGAGGCGGACCTCATCGTCGACCAGGTGCTCAAGGAGGTCTCCCGCCTGGGCGCGAAGCGGGTGGTCATCGACGGCCTGACGTCCCTGGAGGAGGCCATCGAGGACCGCGAGCGGCGGCGCACGTTCCTCGCGGCGCTGGCCCTGCGCCTGCGGGTGGCGGGGGTGACGTCGCTGTTCACCCGGGAGGTGCCCAAGGTCGCGGGCACCGAGCTGGACTTCAGCGACGCGCCCATCGCCATCCTCGGGGAGAACCTGCTGCTCCTGCGCTACGTGGAGCTGCGCGGCCGCATCCACCGCATCCTGTCCGTCCTCAAGATGCGCGACAGCAAGTACGACAACGACTTGCGCGAGTTCGAGATTGGCGACACGGGCATGAGGGTCCACTCGCCCATGCGCTCCGCGGAAGGGCTCCTGACAGGGCAGGCGCGGCCGCTGGGCACCACCATCGGGTCCACGGAATGA
- the tyrS gene encoding tyrosine--tRNA ligase, with protein MTTDALRKATPEEQYETVTRATVDIQVPEELKKKLQRSYDTGKPLVIKTGFDPSRPDLHLGHSLLLTRMRRFQEFGHTVVFLIGDFTGLIGDPTGRNATRPALTRDEVKANAETYKQQVFKVLDPDKTVVRFNSTWLDALGTEGMIRLAARYSVQRMLERDDFKKRFRENTSISIHEFLYPLLQGYDSVALKSDVELGATDQLFNLLVGRQLMKEEGLEPQVIMTGPILEGLDAKLVDGKIVGNKMSKSLDNYVGIDEPPETIFGKLMSITDDLMWRYLELLSATPLKQVAEMRAKVQAGELHPMTVKKDFAREMAVRFHGEEGGRKAVEAWDNLKKEASQTNLELVEVSLAGAEKQFLFKLLPETKLVTSATKAREAMAQGSVRVNGEKVMDLKAEYGPGEYVVQVGKARTDRPNAVRLKLT; from the coding sequence ATGACTACGGACGCACTGCGCAAGGCGACTCCCGAGGAGCAGTACGAAACAGTCACCCGAGCCACGGTGGACATCCAGGTCCCCGAGGAGCTGAAGAAGAAGCTCCAGCGCTCGTATGACACGGGCAAGCCGCTGGTCATCAAGACGGGATTCGACCCGAGCCGGCCGGACTTGCACCTCGGCCACTCGCTCCTGCTGACGCGCATGCGGCGCTTCCAGGAGTTCGGCCACACGGTGGTGTTCCTCATCGGCGACTTCACGGGGTTGATCGGCGACCCGACGGGCCGCAACGCCACGCGGCCGGCGCTCACCCGCGACGAGGTGAAGGCCAACGCGGAGACGTACAAGCAGCAGGTCTTCAAGGTGTTGGACCCGGACAAGACGGTGGTGCGCTTCAACTCCACCTGGCTGGACGCGCTGGGCACGGAGGGGATGATCCGCCTGGCGGCGCGCTACTCGGTGCAGCGCATGCTGGAGCGCGACGACTTCAAGAAGCGCTTCCGGGAGAACACCTCCATCTCCATCCACGAGTTCCTGTACCCGCTCCTGCAGGGCTACGACTCGGTGGCGCTGAAGTCGGACGTCGAGCTGGGCGCGACGGATCAGCTCTTCAACCTGCTCGTGGGCCGTCAGCTCATGAAGGAGGAGGGGCTGGAGCCGCAGGTCATCATGACGGGCCCCATCCTCGAGGGGCTCGACGCGAAGCTGGTCGACGGGAAGATTGTCGGCAACAAGATGTCCAAGAGCCTGGACAACTACGTCGGCATCGACGAGCCGCCGGAGACCATCTTCGGCAAGCTGATGAGCATCACCGATGACCTGATGTGGCGGTACCTGGAGCTGCTCTCGGCGACGCCGCTGAAGCAGGTCGCGGAGATGCGCGCGAAGGTCCAGGCGGGCGAGCTGCACCCCATGACGGTGAAGAAGGACTTTGCCCGGGAGATGGCGGTGCGCTTCCACGGCGAGGAGGGCGGGCGCAAGGCGGTGGAGGCCTGGGACAACCTCAAGAAGGAAGCCTCGCAGACGAACCTGGAGCTGGTGGAGGTGTCGCTGGCCGGCGCGGAGAAGCAGTTCCTCTTCAAGCTGCTGCCGGAGACGAAGCTGGTGACCTCCGCGACGAAGGCCCGCGAGGCCATGGCCCAGGGCAGCGTGCGCGTCAACGGCGAGAAGGTGATGGACCTGAAGGCCGAGTACGGCCCCGGCGAGTACGTCGTACAGGTGGGCAAGGCGCGCACGGACAGGCCCAATGCCGTGCGCCTGAAGCTCACCTGA
- a CDS encoding tetratricopeptide repeat protein, with protein MSGPFEGPQYGQVEFRTEGERVVGTAAGTGGVCRFEPGTEVVKGEVQGHVLVGSVLLCQAGPECAERASLPVLLVINPYDRVVSGLVRLPKGCTSPALKDGLQVYLKSTAPQDDSRDGEAEPEESAAPTAPVPAAAPAKVVPVSPVGQARSDAPPSLEEGQRLLQAGNHAAAQSLFQRLLAVDERNAAAVVGLAASQLGLGDVDGALKSLERVKTSTRPDVHLWTAYAHLRDKNRIRARESLRKAMDMGWGPGGNRPAEAVPEAALRDDIEFVQQQRNNRKRTPGRESLGAGSPSP; from the coding sequence GTGTCAGGTCCCTTCGAGGGCCCGCAATACGGCCAGGTGGAGTTCCGCACCGAGGGCGAGCGGGTGGTGGGGACGGCCGCCGGCACCGGCGGCGTCTGCCGCTTCGAGCCCGGCACGGAGGTCGTCAAGGGCGAGGTGCAGGGTCACGTGCTGGTGGGCAGCGTGCTGCTGTGCCAGGCGGGGCCCGAGTGCGCCGAGCGCGCGAGCCTGCCCGTCCTGCTCGTCATCAACCCGTATGACCGGGTGGTGAGCGGGCTGGTCCGGCTCCCCAAGGGATGCACCTCTCCGGCGCTGAAGGACGGCCTGCAGGTGTACCTCAAGTCCACGGCGCCGCAGGACGACTCGCGGGACGGCGAGGCCGAGCCCGAGGAGTCCGCGGCCCCCACGGCCCCGGTGCCCGCCGCCGCGCCGGCCAAGGTCGTCCCGGTGTCGCCCGTCGGCCAGGCCCGGAGCGACGCGCCGCCGTCCCTGGAGGAGGGGCAGCGGCTCCTGCAGGCCGGCAACCACGCGGCGGCGCAGTCCCTCTTCCAGCGGTTGCTGGCGGTGGACGAGCGCAACGCGGCGGCGGTGGTGGGGCTGGCTGCGTCCCAGCTCGGGCTGGGCGACGTGGACGGGGCGCTGAAGTCGCTGGAGCGCGTGAAGACCTCCACGCGGCCGGACGTGCACCTGTGGACGGCGTACGCGCACCTGCGTGACAAGAACCGAATTCGCGCCCGGGAGTCGCTGCGCAAGGCCATGGACATGGGCTGGGGGCCGGGTGGGAATCGGCCCGCGGAGGCCGTGCCCGAGGCCGCGCTGCGAGACGACATCGAGTTCGTGCAGCAGCAACGCAACAACCGCAAGCGGACGCCCGGCCGTGAGTCGCTGGGGGCCGGAAGCCCGAGCCCGTGA
- a CDS encoding EndoU domain-containing protein, with product MRLPLPFLALCLAALPALAGPGAFVSEVPVDAVDQPESTKVVFTVEPGTSYPLLKKGGPNRTWCKLRGPSTEGWVLCEGAPEAAAPKAPSAAELAAADRANSEQQARGKAEQQARFAALSQEKSGTDEERADIRFASSRGATARADWKPATGCATTCSAKPLFDKRPALSALDREVLDMCPARPDVSVSAGDVQRFFSKYLNDPRIQRALSIAGRPGSRQGNLEWLTGLWVSTGPRNAFTHVFCGDDWQQGPIGGLHFLPRYAQLESEGKLCYGGPARRGGAQKGDQYLIKYRGVAPWSCGEKVMGGFSRSPDAVGIVAIGTRAFASCCARGGAKKEGGVYSAPDLGGSAWRIWCGTRNGTYGIATLHPTDEAPTCGD from the coding sequence ATGCGTCTTCCCCTGCCCTTTCTTGCCCTCTGCCTCGCCGCCCTCCCCGCCCTGGCGGGCCCGGGTGCCTTCGTGTCCGAAGTCCCCGTGGACGCGGTGGACCAGCCCGAGTCGACGAAGGTGGTCTTCACGGTGGAGCCCGGCACCTCGTACCCGCTGCTGAAGAAGGGCGGCCCGAATCGCACGTGGTGCAAGCTGCGAGGCCCGTCCACGGAGGGCTGGGTGCTGTGCGAGGGCGCACCGGAAGCCGCCGCGCCCAAGGCCCCGAGCGCCGCGGAGCTGGCCGCCGCGGACCGCGCCAACTCCGAGCAGCAGGCCCGGGGCAAGGCGGAGCAGCAGGCCCGCTTCGCCGCCCTGTCCCAGGAGAAGAGCGGGACGGATGAAGAGCGAGCCGACATCCGGTTCGCCTCCTCGCGCGGGGCCACGGCGCGCGCGGACTGGAAGCCGGCCACGGGCTGCGCGACGACGTGTAGCGCGAAGCCCCTCTTCGACAAGCGGCCCGCGCTGTCGGCGCTGGACCGCGAGGTGCTCGACATGTGCCCCGCGCGTCCGGACGTCAGCGTGAGCGCGGGCGACGTGCAGCGCTTCTTCTCCAAGTACCTCAACGACCCGCGCATCCAGCGCGCGCTGTCCATCGCCGGGCGCCCGGGCTCGCGCCAGGGCAACCTCGAATGGCTCACGGGGCTGTGGGTGAGCACCGGCCCGCGCAATGCCTTCACGCACGTGTTCTGCGGCGACGACTGGCAGCAAGGCCCCATCGGCGGACTGCACTTCCTCCCCCGCTACGCGCAGCTCGAGTCGGAGGGGAAGCTCTGCTACGGCGGCCCGGCACGCAGGGGCGGCGCGCAGAAGGGCGACCAGTACCTCATCAAGTACCGCGGCGTGGCGCCGTGGTCCTGCGGTGAGAAGGTGATGGGTGGCTTCTCGCGCTCGCCGGACGCGGTGGGCATCGTGGCCATCGGCACCCGGGCCTTCGCGAGCTGCTGCGCGCGCGGCGGAGCGAAGAAGGAAGGCGGCGTGTACTCCGCGCCGGACCTGGGCGGCTCCGCGTGGCGCATCTGGTGCGGCACGCGCAACGGCACCTACGGCATCGCCACCCTGCACCCCACCGACGAAGCGCCCACCTGCGGGGACTGA